The following are encoded in a window of Aromatoleum petrolei genomic DNA:
- a CDS encoding HNH endonuclease, protein MATWSDDIEIALGKLGGIATLSAIYEEIKNVRPAPYPKALEATVRGAIERNSSDSKAFSSNNDLFFSVHGLGAGIWGLRNQLKPTPVAGDIGQLPLGTESPERVTQNTYRVLRDTELARKIKFLHKDVCQLCETRINLNGKTYSEAHHIKPLGTPHFGPDIPENIIVVCPNCHVALDYFVAPLEPEKFKAVAGHVVGSEFIAYHNRHVGSVL, encoded by the coding sequence ATGGCAACTTGGTCAGACGATATCGAAATCGCGCTTGGCAAGCTGGGCGGCATTGCCACACTCAGCGCTATCTACGAAGAAATCAAGAATGTCCGACCAGCACCGTATCCGAAAGCACTGGAAGCGACAGTTCGTGGCGCTATCGAACGTAACTCTTCGGATTCAAAAGCGTTCTCGTCCAATAACGATCTGTTCTTTTCGGTTCATGGTCTAGGTGCTGGCATATGGGGGCTCAGAAACCAACTTAAGCCCACACCGGTTGCAGGTGATATTGGGCAGCTTCCGCTTGGAACGGAATCACCGGAGCGTGTTACGCAAAATACGTATCGAGTACTTCGCGATACAGAACTTGCGAGGAAGATTAAATTCCTCCACAAGGATGTATGCCAGCTTTGTGAGACAAGAATCAATCTTAATGGCAAAACCTACTCGGAAGCTCATCACATAAAGCCACTGGGTACTCCTCACTTTGGCCCAGACATACCGGAAAACATCATCGTTGTTTGCCCGAACTGTCATGTTGCCCTCGATTACTTCGTGGCCCCACTAGAGCCTGAAAAATTTAAAGCTGTCGCAGGGCATGTAGTTGGATCAGAGTTCATTGCATACCACAATCGGCATGTCGGCAGCGTTCTCTAA
- a CDS encoding integron integrase — protein MKPGAAEWYVRHAEDYLKAFEGRRLATHTAAEVEAWLAERGRIGRLQAWQFGQVVEAVRLLLQLAHAPAAAAVDWDFWREAGRELPATHPTLARSLAPKPSAGEVEGGKGVDALRGQLVAVIQQRNYSIRTEEAYCGWLDRFARFLKGADPRAAGAVEVKAFLQDLAVQGRVAASTQNQALNALVFLYDKVLERPLGDLGSFARAKRPQRLPVVLSRDEVVRLLGRMDGVHGMMAALLYGTGMRLMECVRLRVKDLDFEYRQIVVRDGKGQKDRVVPMPARLVDGLQAHLAKVWGLHHEDLARGAGAVFLPDALERKYPAAPREWGWQYVFPASRLSADPRSGVVRRHHLHESSLQKAVHRATREASLSKPVSCHALRHSFATHVLEAGYDIRTVQELLGHSDVSTTMIYTHVLNRGGRGVRSPLDVVG, from the coding sequence GTGAAGCCCGGTGCCGCGGAGTGGTATGTGCGACACGCGGAGGACTATCTGAAGGCGTTTGAGGGGCGACGGCTGGCGACGCACACGGCGGCGGAGGTGGAGGCGTGGCTGGCGGAGCGCGGCAGGATAGGCCGATTGCAGGCGTGGCAGTTTGGCCAGGTGGTGGAGGCGGTGAGGCTGTTGTTGCAGTTGGCACACGCGCCGGCTGCTGCGGCGGTCGACTGGGACTTCTGGCGGGAGGCCGGGCGCGAGCTGCCGGCGACGCACCCTACGCTTGCCCGTAGCCTCGCGCCGAAGCCCTCTGCTGGCGAAGTGGAGGGCGGCAAAGGCGTGGATGCGTTGCGCGGTCAGTTGGTGGCGGTTATCCAGCAACGCAATTATTCGATCCGGACCGAGGAGGCGTATTGCGGGTGGCTGGACCGGTTTGCGCGCTTTCTTAAAGGGGCGGATCCGCGCGCGGCGGGAGCGGTGGAGGTAAAGGCCTTTCTTCAGGATCTTGCGGTGCAGGGGCGGGTGGCGGCGAGCACGCAGAACCAGGCGCTCAATGCGCTGGTGTTTCTCTACGACAAGGTTCTGGAGCGACCGCTGGGAGATCTGGGGAGCTTTGCGCGGGCGAAGCGTCCGCAGCGTCTGCCCGTGGTGTTGTCGCGGGACGAGGTCGTGCGTCTGCTGGGGCGGATGGACGGCGTGCACGGGATGATGGCGGCGCTGCTGTATGGCACGGGGATGCGCCTGATGGAGTGTGTGCGACTGCGGGTGAAGGATCTCGACTTCGAGTATCGGCAGATCGTGGTCCGTGATGGGAAGGGGCAGAAGGACAGGGTCGTGCCGATGCCCGCGCGCCTGGTGGATGGCTTGCAGGCGCATCTGGCGAAGGTGTGGGGGCTCCATCACGAGGACTTGGCGCGGGGGGCGGGCGCCGTGTTCCTCCCCGACGCGCTGGAGCGCAAGTATCCGGCGGCGCCGAGGGAGTGGGGCTGGCAGTACGTGTTTCCGGCGAGCCGCTTGTCGGCCGATCCGCGCAGCGGTGTGGTGCGCCGGCACCATTTGCATGAGAGCAGCTTGCAGAAGGCGGTGCATCGCGCGACGCGCGAGGCAAGTTTGAGCAAACCAGTGAGTTGCCATGCGCTGAGGCACAGTTTCGCGACGCACGTGTTGGAGGCGGGCTACGACATCCGCACAGTGCAGGAGCTGCTCGGGCACTCGGACGTGTCGACGACGATGATCTACACGCACGTCTTGAACCGGGGAGGGCGTGGCGTGCGGAGCCCGCTCGACGTGGTGGGGTGA
- a CDS encoding c-type cytochrome, with the protein MYARRLAVCLGTLAALTAAGGAQAEWRDGGEVYDKVCRYCHEANVGPVLKGRALPEEYVRRVVRMGNRAMPAFRPTEIDDATLADVARRINGSEALARE; encoded by the coding sequence ATGTACGCAAGGAGATTGGCCGTTTGTCTGGGGACCTTGGCCGCGCTGACAGCAGCGGGTGGGGCGCAGGCGGAGTGGCGCGACGGCGGCGAGGTGTACGACAAGGTGTGCCGCTATTGCCATGAGGCGAACGTGGGGCCGGTGCTGAAGGGGCGGGCGCTGCCGGAAGAGTATGTCCGGCGCGTGGTGCGCATGGGCAACCGCGCGATGCCGGCGTTCCGGCCGACGGAGATCGACGACGCGACGCTTGCCGATGTGGCGCGGCGGATCAATGGCAGCGAAGCACTGGCGCGGGAGTAG
- a CDS encoding FAD-binding oxidoreductase — protein sequence MVSKSKAKVLPKGVSAADFDKAVREIRAIVGDEHVVVDEDKLAPYRKIMMPVPDDQHELSASVMPDGVEEIQRIMKVANKYRIPVYPVSTGKNLGYGSAAPVQRGQIVMDLRRMNRIIEVDPELCTALVEPGVTYQQLYDYLQEHKLPLWFSCPAPSAIAGPVGNMVDRGVGYTPYGEHFMFSCGMEVVLADGQVLRTGMGAMPNSNTWQVFKWGYGPTLDGMFTQSNYGVVTKMGMWLMPAPPDFRPFCIQYPDEADITKIVEALRPLRIAMVIPNAVVIAHTLWEAPCTPVKRADYYTGPGAIPDEAVKRIQKDHNIGAWNVYAGLYGTKETNDANWKIIEAVAAGTGGKIITQEASKGSQALEYRFDLMKGKPNLGEFGLYNWRGGGGSIWFAPVSQAKGAETLKQMQMAKTILGKYGFDYVGEFIVGWRDMHHVIDLLYDRSNPEQMEKAYACYDELLHTFAKEGYGMYRANTAFAEKVAATYGPVKRDIEKRLKKALDPNNIIAPGRCGISL from the coding sequence ATGGTTTCGAAGAGCAAGGCGAAAGTGCTGCCGAAGGGTGTGAGTGCGGCCGATTTCGACAAGGCGGTGCGCGAGATCAGGGCCATCGTGGGCGATGAGCATGTGGTGGTCGACGAGGACAAACTCGCGCCCTACCGCAAGATCATGATGCCGGTGCCGGACGACCAGCACGAGCTGTCGGCTTCGGTGATGCCGGACGGCGTGGAAGAGATCCAGCGCATCATGAAGGTGGCCAACAAGTACCGCATCCCGGTCTATCCGGTGTCGACCGGCAAGAACCTGGGTTACGGCTCGGCGGCGCCGGTGCAGCGCGGGCAGATCGTGATGGATCTGCGGCGCATGAACCGCATCATCGAGGTTGACCCCGAGCTGTGCACGGCGCTGGTGGAGCCGGGCGTGACCTATCAGCAGCTCTACGACTACCTGCAGGAGCACAAGCTGCCGCTGTGGTTCTCGTGCCCGGCGCCGTCGGCGATTGCCGGCCCGGTGGGCAACATGGTGGACCGCGGCGTGGGCTACACGCCCTACGGCGAGCACTTCATGTTCTCGTGCGGCATGGAGGTGGTGCTGGCGGACGGGCAGGTGCTGCGCACCGGCATGGGGGCGATGCCGAATTCGAACACCTGGCAGGTGTTCAAGTGGGGCTACGGGCCGACGCTGGACGGGATGTTCACGCAGTCGAATTACGGTGTGGTGACCAAGATGGGGATGTGGCTGATGCCGGCGCCGCCGGATTTCCGTCCGTTCTGCATCCAGTATCCGGACGAGGCCGACATCACCAAGATCGTCGAGGCGCTGCGTCCGCTGCGCATCGCGATGGTGATCCCGAATGCGGTGGTGATCGCGCACACCTTGTGGGAGGCGCCGTGCACGCCGGTCAAGCGCGCCGACTACTACACCGGGCCGGGCGCGATCCCCGACGAGGCGGTGAAACGCATCCAGAAGGATCACAACATCGGCGCGTGGAACGTGTATGCGGGCCTGTATGGCACCAAGGAAACCAACGACGCCAACTGGAAGATCATCGAGGCGGTCGCGGCGGGCACCGGCGGCAAGATCATCACGCAGGAAGCTTCGAAGGGCAGCCAGGCGCTGGAGTACCGCTTCGACCTGATGAAGGGCAAGCCCAACCTCGGGGAGTTCGGCCTGTACAACTGGCGCGGAGGCGGCGGCTCGATCTGGTTTGCGCCGGTGTCGCAGGCGAAGGGCGCCGAGACGCTCAAGCAGATGCAGATGGCGAAGACCATCCTCGGCAAGTACGGCTTCGACTACGTGGGCGAGTTCATCGTCGGCTGGCGCGACATGCACCACGTCATCGACCTGCTGTACGACCGCTCGAACCCCGAGCAGATGGAGAAGGCCTACGCGTGCTACGACGAGCTGCTGCACACCTTCGCCAAGGAGGGCTACGGCATGTATCGCGCGAATACCGCCTTCGCAGAGAAGGTGGCCGCGACCTACGGGCCGGTGAAGCGCGACATCGAGAAGCGCCTGAAGAAGGCGCTGGATCCCAACAACATCATCGCGCCGGGACGGTGCGGCATCAGCCTGTAA